The following nucleotide sequence is from Phycisphaera sp..
GGGAACTGGCCGACGAGGCGCTGCGTGATGCGCTCGCCAACCTTGACCCGACCGGTGACCGTGAACAACTGGACGAGGACTCGCTGCGTGGCGCCGCCGAGCGACTCGCCGAAGCGTTGGAGCGCGGCGACCTCGAACGTGCGGCGGAAGCGGCCGAGGAGTTGAGGCAGCGATCGCAGGATCCACAGGCCGGCGAGCAGGAACGCCGTGAGGCCGCGGAGCGGCTGCGCGAACTGGCCGAGAAGCTCGATCCACAAGCACCCACCGAAGCACAACCCCAAACCGGACAAGCCGAGCAAACCGAACAAGGCGAGCAAGAGCCACCGACGCCCGGCGAGCCCACGGGGGGCGCATCAACCCAACCCGAAGACCAAGACCAGCAAATCCCTCCACCATCACAGACCGAGACTCGCGACGAACAGAGCGAGCAGCAGAACCAAGAAGAGCCTCCCGCCAGCGATCCCGCGTCGGCTGAAACCCAGGACAACGGGGCCCAAGACAACCCCGAAGAACAACGCCGCGAACGAGAGGCCCAGCAGCGCGAGCGGGCCCAACGCGATGCCCAGGAACAACAGCGCGAGTTGGGCGAGTCGGTGCGCGAGGCCGCCGACGAGGTCGAACGCGGCCCAGAGCAACAGCAGGAGCAAGATCAGCAGTCGCGTGGGGGCCAGCCGCAAGAGCAACGCGAGGGCGAATCTGGAGAACAGCCTGGGCAGGAGCAGTCAGGACAAGAGCAAAGCGGGCAAGAACAGCGCGAGCAACAGGGCCAAGAACCAGGACAACAGCAAGGCCAACAGCAGGGCGAGGAGCCAAGCCAGGAGCAAGGGAAAGAGCCCCAGCCGGGGGCAGATCAAACCCAGGAGCAAACCCGGGAGCAAGGCCAGGAGCAGAGCGAGCGGCCCGGTGGTGAGCGGCCCGGCGATCAATCCGCAGAACAACCCGGCGAACAACAGGGCCAGCAAGAGCAAACCAGCGAACAAGGCCTGGCCGAGCGGCTGCGCGAATTGGCCGACCGCCCCGGTGACGCCCAGCGGCAGCAGGAGCAAGCCCAGGAACTCCGCGAGCGGGCCCGTGAAGTGTTCGAACGCATGTCCCCCCAAGAGCAGCAAGACCTGCTCGAACAGCTGCGCGAGCAGCAACAAGGCGGCCAGCCCGAGGGCGAGGATGGCGCCGGTTTATCGCCCTCGATCGAAGGGGACGGCAACCCCTCACCACAGGGCGTCGGCGAGGGCGAGGGCGAGGCCAGTGGCGACCAGCCCCAATCGACCGATCCCTGGCAGCGGGAGCTGATGGACCTGCCCCCGCAAGAGGACGGGGCCGGCCAGGACGGCATGCGCACCGTCGCGGAGTGGTTCGGCGATGGCCGTGACGCACCGGGCGGGCAGGGCCGCACCGTCTCCGACGACGTGCGGCAAGCCGCGCGCGGAGCGCAAGAGGCCATCGAGCGTGAGCGTGTCCCGCAGCGACGCAGCGAGTTCATCCGCCGTGTCTTTGAGCGGTACGCCGAGCAGTTCGCCCGCGAAAAGCCCACTCAGGGTGGTGATGGCTCGTGAGGCAGATCGCCTTCGACAACCACTGGTGGTTGATGGTGGCCATCGCGGCGGTCCCGCTTGGAGTGATGGCCCTGGCTGCCTTCCGAACGATGAGCCGGACCCGGCGGGGGAGCGCCGCAATCGCTCGCGTGGTGCTGTTCTCGCTCCTCGCGCTCGCACTGGCAGGAGCCAGCGGCATCCGCCAGAGCGATCGCATGGCCGTCGTGGTCGTGGCCGACGTGTCGGGATCGGTGCTGCGATACGGGCCCGCGGCCGAGGGCCAGGAAGGCGCGCCCACACTCGCGATGCGCCGATTCATCGAGGCCTCGGGCCAGGCCCGCGGCAGCGAAGACCTGCTGGGCGTGGTCGCCTTTGCCGACGACCCGCTGCCCGTGTTCTCGCCAACGGCCGGCCCGGTCGCCGACCGAGCGTTGCCCGAACTACCCGATGGTGGGACGAACATCGCCGCGGCGCTCAACGCGGCGGCGGCGATGATCCCACCCGATGCCGCCGGCCGGATCGTGCTGATCTCCGATGGCAACCAGACGGTCGGGAACGCGCTCGAAGCGGCCGATCGACTCGCACGCGCTCGGGCGCTGGGCGAGGGTGCCCGGGGCGGGCTCCCGATCGACACCGTGGCGATCGACTACCGCGTGCAGCGAGAGGTCCTGGTCGAGTTCGTTGACGCGCCGCCGCGAGCCGCGCGAGGCAGCACGGTGCCCATCCGCATCGGGCTGCGCTCGACATCGCCCGCGGCCGGGACATTGCGGTTGCTGATGGACGGCCGGGACATCGGCGTGCAGCGGCGCGTCCTGCTCGACGCGGGCCGCAGCGCCGAGGTGTTCGAGGTGCCGCTGCCCGAGGGACGGATCCACCGATTCGAGGCCGTGTTCGAGCCCGAAGAGCAGGAAGGGCTGGTCGCCGACACCACGCTCGCCAACAACAGCGGAGAGGCGTTCACGATCTCGCCCGGCGACGGCTCGGTGCTCATCGTCCACCGACCCGGAAGCACCGAGAGCGACACGCTGGCGAGCACGCTTGAGGGATTGGACCTGGCCATCGAGCAGCGCCCCCCGCTGGGGGTGCCGACCGATCTCGTCGGACTGGAAGCGTACGACCTGATCATCCTGGCTGGCGTCGGCGCCGACGAGGTACCAACCGACGCGCAAGCAGCGATCGCGAGTTTTGTCACCCAACTCGGCGGCGGGCTGGTCATGATGGGCGGGCAACGCTCCTTTGGGTCGGGCGGCTGGCGCGGCTCGCCGATCGAACCCATCCTGCCGGTCCACCTCGACCTGCCACAGCTCGTGCAAACCCCCGAAGTCGCCATCGCCATCGTGCTCGACAATTCCGGGAGCATGAACCGCAGCGTGCTCGGGTCGTCCAGGTCGCAGCAGCAGATCGCCAACGAGGCAGCGGCGATCGCCGTGCTGAACCTGCACGCGTCCGACCAGGTGTGCGTGATCTCATTCAACAGCTCGACCAGGCTGGTCGTGCCGATTGCGCCCAATGCCAACCCGCGCAAGACCGCCCAGACGATCCGATCGATCCCCTCGGGTGGCGGCACGCGCGTCGGTCC
It contains:
- a CDS encoding VWA domain-containing protein yields the protein MRQIAFDNHWWLMVAIAAVPLGVMALAAFRTMSRTRRGSAAIARVVLFSLLALALAGASGIRQSDRMAVVVVADVSGSVLRYGPAAEGQEGAPTLAMRRFIEASGQARGSEDLLGVVAFADDPLPVFSPTAGPVADRALPELPDGGTNIAAALNAAAAMIPPDAAGRIVLISDGNQTVGNALEAADRLARARALGEGARGGLPIDTVAIDYRVQREVLVEFVDAPPRAARGSTVPIRIGLRSTSPAAGTLRLLMDGRDIGVQRRVLLDAGRSAEVFEVPLPEGRIHRFEAVFEPEEQEGLVADTTLANNSGEAFTISPGDGSVLIVHRPGSTESDTLASTLEGLDLAIEQRPPLGVPTDLVGLEAYDLIILAGVGADEVPTDAQAAIASFVTQLGGGLVMMGGQRSFGSGGWRGSPIEPILPVHLDLPQLVQTPEVAIAIVLDNSGSMNRSVLGSSRSQQQIANEAAAIAVLNLHASDQVCVISFNSSTRLVVPIAPNANPRKTAQTIRSIPSGGGTRVGPALRMAAEQLGSVDAKSRHIIVLTDGLSMDADVLPSLAKQIRGQDITISTIAVGDSADTESMKKVAEAADGTFYNVVNPNVLPQVFLSEVQVTRTPLVREGDITPVVLPTPSPATAGLPTPPPLTGINLTRAKQEPTITLAMATRQGEPLLAHWNAGVGQVAAFTSDSQQWAKRWIDWPGYEQFWGQLVRSMSRSTEDSGLTMRVQQEDGRIRLEVEAIDDTGATGDAISALATVYDPQGRSVETSFTQVGPGTYEATATADDPGSYVVVVRPTRDGRGLPPMLAGVSVSGGQEYRMLASDVDRLEAIARATGGRVLSFAEASRVFDRGDIGPSEARSPLWRLLLAWALAVLVLDIGTRRVAWDRLVSSAFGAEWLRATAVLGKQGKGAATAVGTLRESGGAKGDQRVRRARGGDVDVSATESDAQRSAHEAQQRILRARAERMATQAAPPPQPHDTAKPDVDPATKPTDDTSNESGLLAAKRRARQRFED